A single Larimichthys crocea isolate SSNF chromosome VIII, L_crocea_2.0, whole genome shotgun sequence DNA region contains:
- the spi1b gene encoding transcription factor PU.1b — MLHPYKMESYLIPSHSEEIYDPEIYRHQIAEYYNPYVLEADIQAEHWDYHPHPHAHPVEFENLQEANFTELQSVQALHPPGIIRYDAENLLDPNLGAHPHVLQQPVAFFPRPVYPTHMSQRSSDDEEHGGRSPPLEVSDEECLRDRVPYVTSGDLGNKKKIRLYQFLLDLLRNGDMKDSIWWVDRDKGTFQFSSKHKEALAHRWGIQKGNRKKMTYQKMARALRNYGKTGEVKKIKKKLTYQFSDEVLGKSHLERKPYV; from the exons ATGTTGCATCCATACAAAATGGAGAGCTACCTCATCCCGTCT CACTCAGAAGAAATCTACGACCCTGAGATCTACAGACATCAAATTGCAGAATATTATAATCCGTATGTCTTAGAAGCAGATATCCAGGCAG AACACTGGGACTACCACCCTCACCCACATGCACACCCTGTAGAGTTTGAAAATCTCCAAGAGGCAaacttcacagagctgcagagtgtgCAGGCTCTGCATCCTCCTGGCATCATACGATACGATGCAGAAAACCTGCTCGATCCAAATCTTGGGGCACATCCGCATGTGTTACAGCAACCA GTAGCGTTCTTCCCTCGGCCCGTGTATCCAACACACATGTCCCAGCGCAGCTCTGATGATGAGGAGCACGGAGGAAGAAGTCCCCCGCTGGAGGTGTCTGATGAGGAGTGTCTGAGAGATCGGGTCCCCTATGTCACCTCAGGAGATCTGG GCAATAAGAAGAAGATCCGTTTGTACCAGTTCCTGTTGGACCTTTTAAGAAATGGCGATATGAAGGACAGTATCTGGTGGGTGGACAGAGACAAAGGAACTTTCCAGTTTTCTTCCAAACACAAGGAGGCTCTGGCACATCGATGGGGGATTCAGAAGGGAAACCGCAAAAAAATGACCTATCAGAAGATGGCACGTGCGTTGCGCAACTATGGCAAAACTGGAGAGGtgaaaaagataaagaagaagcTGACCTATCAGTTCAGTGATGAGGTGCTGGGGAAGAGTCATCTGGAAAGAAAACCATATGTGTAG